In a single window of the bacterium genome:
- a CDS encoding DegT/DnrJ/EryC1/StrS family aminotransferase produces the protein MQVPFGDLTRHYAAIKEEIDAAVGRVLSSGWFVLGHEVQAFEEAFARYLGVRHAIGVGSGTEALHLALVASGVKSGDEVITVPNTAVPTLSAISFAQAVPVMVDIDPDSFCIDADRLEEKITPRTRAIIPVHLYGNACRIEAVMACARRHNLAVIEDACQAHGATCNGKAAGTFGDYGCFSFYPSKNLGAFGDGGMVVTDDDDRAQQIVLLRNYGQIERYYHEIKGFNSRLDEMQAAILHAQLPHLDAWNRRRRDIAALYGRAITNPGITLPRQQEGSGHVFHLYVVRCGRRDALRRHLADHGIGTQIHYPVPCHLQNAYRDLGLGPGTCPIAEQYAGEVLSLPIYPEMRDEEVLHVAGVINQFEG, from the coding sequence ATGCAGGTACCTTTTGGCGATTTGACTCGACACTACGCCGCCATCAAGGAAGAGATCGATGCCGCGGTCGGCCGTGTGCTCAGTAGCGGCTGGTTCGTCCTCGGACATGAAGTTCAGGCCTTCGAGGAGGCCTTCGCCCGCTACCTCGGCGTCCGGCACGCTATCGGCGTCGGCTCGGGCACCGAAGCCTTGCACCTGGCCCTGGTTGCCAGCGGCGTGAAATCCGGCGACGAGGTCATCACCGTGCCCAATACTGCGGTGCCGACCCTCTCGGCGATCTCCTTCGCCCAGGCGGTCCCGGTGATGGTCGATATCGATCCCGATTCCTTCTGTATCGACGCCGACCGCCTCGAGGAAAAAATCACCCCGCGTACGCGCGCGATCATCCCCGTCCATCTCTACGGCAACGCCTGCCGCATCGAGGCCGTGATGGCCTGCGCCCGCCGCCACAACCTTGCCGTCATCGAAGATGCCTGCCAGGCCCACGGCGCGACGTGCAACGGCAAGGCAGCAGGCACCTTCGGCGACTACGGCTGCTTCAGCTTTTATCCCAGCAAGAATCTCGGCGCCTTTGGCGACGGCGGCATGGTCGTCACCGATGACGACGACCGGGCGCAGCAAATCGTCCTCCTCCGCAACTATGGCCAGATCGAGCGCTATTATCACGAGATCAAGGGCTTCAATAGCCGCCTCGACGAGATGCAGGCGGCGATTCTGCACGCCCAGCTGCCCCATCTCGATGCCTGGAACCGTCGCCGCCGCGACATCGCCGCCCTCTACGGCCGGGCCATCACCAATCCCGGCATCACTCTGCCGCGCCAGCAAGAGGGGAGCGGACACGTCTTCCATCTCTATGTCGTGCGCTGCGGTCGGCGCGACGCGCTGCGCCGCCATCTGGCCGATCATGGCATTGGGACCCAAATTCACTACCCGGTCCCCTGCCACCTGCAGAACGCCTACCGGGATCTGGGGCTCGGCCCCGGCACCTGCCCGATCGCGGAACAGTACGCTGGGGAGGTGCTCTCCCTGCCGATCTATCCGGAGATGCGCGACGAGGAGGTGCTCCATGTCGCCGGGGTCATCAACCAGTTCGAGGGATGA
- a CDS encoding glycosyltransferase family 39 protein: MRTFLETLHSKTGAAVRGLAQQPTLLMLLTLAAGALLRLLLMQVRWINPDEGAHLLDGRLVWQGLQPVIDYGSRQPLYAYLLALFIKLGGATLNAGRLLPLLASLGSGWLIYRIGTRLYDPLRGWLAAAVYLFLPGVLIWSTVVKTEMPAVFLCLLSAWFLLRALHESGLWSFYLLSGIAAALAWYVRQSTLYLPLAAALFLLFATGSDFQGRWRALGLFVAGYVGTCLLAALYYWGPLSGRELLFSQINPLNLVWNRLAHTLGILPAQQRVVDSEGFRILDQDPAYTLAAWRDSILFSLFIIAAALGSLRRPGGAAAGRTTAGEERFRRFIGLWLVILVLAYAFQSVSRGFYTQYFLEALPALLLLGIRALPAVRPAGWITRFALLGLLYGVLFACFRLAWRLPLHWLAVVGLGLLFAGVVLGLEARHRRRPLRFGALLFAAAFFISAAWSGRLITPRYECVWPPYTLDEVVHLLCHEGKPADQVLSGGMVWTYAAGMQPYEMVSHPTIYYMKYDAGFEARFTAHPPAFIVLDGYTEKKFYRYWDFIQDALTREYYRVGAVGGTKHAVEVWRLQEEPAAAEPGQAALEPAWLSGAADRRETAPDRQVEGGRI; encoded by the coding sequence ATGAGGACCTTCCTGGAAACCCTCCACAGTAAAACGGGCGCTGCCGTCCGCGGGCTGGCACAGCAGCCCACGCTGCTGATGCTACTGACTCTGGCCGCTGGGGCCCTCTTGCGCCTGCTGTTGATGCAGGTGCGCTGGATCAATCCGGATGAGGGAGCGCATCTGCTCGACGGCCGGCTGGTCTGGCAGGGGCTGCAGCCGGTGATCGATTATGGCTCGCGCCAGCCCCTCTATGCCTATCTGCTCGCCCTCTTCATCAAGCTTGGCGGCGCCACCCTGAACGCGGGGCGCCTTCTGCCCCTGCTTGCCTCGCTCGGCAGCGGCTGGCTGATCTACCGCATCGGGACGCGCCTGTATGATCCTCTGCGCGGCTGGCTTGCTGCGGCCGTCTACCTCTTTCTGCCGGGCGTCCTGATCTGGTCGACGGTGGTCAAGACCGAGATGCCGGCGGTGTTTCTCTGCCTGCTCAGCGCCTGGTTCCTCTTACGCGCTCTGCACGAGAGCGGCCTCTGGAGTTTTTACCTGCTCAGCGGCATCGCGGCGGCCCTGGCCTGGTATGTGCGCCAGTCCACCCTCTATCTGCCCCTGGCGGCGGCCCTCTTTCTGCTCTTCGCTACGGGTTCTGATTTTCAAGGCCGCTGGCGCGCCCTGGGCCTCTTCGTTGCGGGGTATGTCGGGACCTGCCTGCTCGCCGCTCTCTATTACTGGGGTCCGCTGAGCGGAAGGGAGCTGCTCTTTTCGCAGATCAATCCCCTCAATCTAGTCTGGAACCGCCTTGCCCATACCCTGGGCATCCTGCCGGCGCAGCAGCGGGTAGTCGACAGCGAGGGATTCCGCATCCTCGATCAGGATCCTGCGTATACCCTGGCCGCCTGGCGGGACTCGATCCTCTTCTCGCTTTTCATCATCGCCGCCGCCCTGGGCAGCCTGCGCCGGCCAGGCGGTGCAGCCGCCGGGCGTACGACCGCCGGCGAAGAGCGGTTCCGGAGGTTCATCGGACTCTGGCTGGTGATCCTGGTGCTGGCTTACGCGTTTCAATCCGTTTCGCGCGGCTTTTACACCCAATATTTCCTGGAAGCTCTGCCGGCTCTACTGCTGCTCGGTATCAGGGCGCTGCCTGCGGTTCGGCCGGCCGGCTGGATCACCCGTTTTGCCCTGCTCGGGTTACTCTACGGTGTCCTTTTCGCCTGTTTCCGCCTTGCCTGGAGGCTGCCGCTCCACTGGCTGGCGGTCGTGGGACTGGGTTTGCTCTTCGCCGGCGTGGTGCTGGGTTTGGAAGCCCGCCACCGGCGGCGGCCGCTGCGCTTCGGCGCCCTTCTGTTTGCTGCGGCCTTTTTTATCAGCGCGGCCTGGTCCGGCCGGCTGATTACCCCGCGCTATGAATGCGTCTGGCCGCCGTACACCCTGGATGAAGTGGTCCATCTGCTCTGCCACGAAGGCAAGCCGGCAGACCAAGTGCTCAGCGGCGGGATGGTATGGACCTACGCCGCGGGAATGCAGCCCTACGAAATGGTCTCGCACCCGACGATCTATTATATGAAATACGATGCCGGATTCGAGGCCCGTTTCACGGCCCACCCCCCGGCCTTCATCGTCCTAGATGGGTATACCGAAAAGAAATTCTACCGCTACTGGGATTTTATTCAGGACGCTCTCACCCGGGAGTACTACCGGGTCGGTGCAGTCGGCGGCACGAAGCACGCGGTCGAGGTCTGGCGCCTCCAGGAGGAACCGGCCGCCGCCGAGCCCGGACAGGCGGCCCTGGAACCGGCATGGCTAAGCGGCGCGGCCGACCGGCGGGAGACCGCACCAGACCGGCAAGTGGAAGGGGGGCGGATATGA
- a CDS encoding DUF1972 domain-containing protein, with amino-acid sequence MKIAIMGIRGIPANYGGFETFIEQMAPRLAARGHEVTVYGRSNIIDYHEPWYKGVRIRILPTISHKYLDTVVHTLVCTLVSFFKRYDMVFICNSANAAFCILPRLMGKPVVLNVDGLEWKRQKWNWAGKAFYRISEFLATFTATALVSDAREVQNYYLEKFAKPSTYIPYGAPETPCETTIILDQLGLKPREYVLYVSRMEPENNAHRVVEAFEKVTTAKKLVMVGDAPYSSAYIAQLRATQDPRILFTGYVFGQGYRELQSHAYCYIQATEVGGTHPALLEGMGFGNCILANDVPEHREVLAQAGCYFTTRERDSLRAQLQHLLDNPLEVARYREVVRQRVHARYSWDKVTADYEALFTRVAGRVRP; translated from the coding sequence ATGAAGATCGCCATCATGGGCATCCGCGGCATCCCGGCCAACTATGGCGGCTTCGAGACCTTTATCGAGCAGATGGCGCCGCGGCTTGCCGCCCGCGGCCATGAGGTCACGGTCTACGGGCGCAGCAACATCATCGACTATCACGAGCCCTGGTACAAGGGGGTGCGCATCCGCATCCTGCCGACGATCAGCCACAAGTACCTGGATACGGTCGTCCATACTCTGGTCTGCACCCTTGTCAGCTTTTTCAAACGCTATGATATGGTCTTCATCTGCAACAGCGCCAACGCCGCCTTTTGCATCCTGCCGCGGCTGATGGGCAAGCCCGTCGTGCTCAACGTTGACGGCCTCGAGTGGAAACGGCAGAAATGGAACTGGGCCGGCAAGGCCTTCTACCGTATCTCCGAATTTCTCGCCACCTTCACCGCCACCGCCCTGGTCTCCGACGCGCGCGAGGTGCAAAATTACTATCTTGAAAAATTTGCGAAACCATCGACCTATATCCCGTACGGCGCTCCGGAAACCCCCTGCGAGACCACCATCATCCTGGACCAACTCGGGCTCAAACCGCGCGAGTATGTGCTCTATGTCAGCCGTATGGAGCCGGAGAACAATGCCCACCGCGTGGTTGAAGCCTTTGAGAAGGTGACGACGGCCAAAAAGCTGGTCATGGTCGGCGACGCGCCCTACAGCAGTGCGTACATCGCGCAGCTGCGCGCCACGCAGGATCCGCGCATCCTCTTCACCGGATATGTCTTTGGCCAGGGCTACCGCGAGCTGCAGTCGCACGCCTATTGTTATATCCAGGCCACCGAGGTGGGAGGGACCCATCCGGCTCTGCTCGAGGGGATGGGCTTCGGCAACTGCATTCTCGCCAACGACGTGCCCGAGCACCGGGAGGTGCTGGCGCAGGCGGGCTGTTACTTCACCACCCGCGAGCGGGATTCCCTGCGCGCGCAGCTGCAGCACCTGCTCGACAACCCCCTCGAGGTCGCGCGCTATCGCGAGGTCGTCCGGCAGAGGGTGCATGCGCGTTATTCATGGGACAAGGTGACCGCTGATTACGAGGCGCTTTTCACCCGGGTGGCCGGGCGGGTGCGCCCATGA
- a CDS encoding glycosyltransferase family 39 protein → MRRLNGKKIREEYGAIGLIVLLGLILRAIGLGFGDPFRYHPDEMKLVYHAGNLLDYTHWSKETFFLLKGYPPLYAFVLAAAFGIYILGLMASGSATSLVAVKVYYYLHPFHFHMVGRWLSVLAGTATIIVVYAAGKRLYSRRTGLWAAAFWAVTFLPVKNAHFGTVDILLTLLTTLSFYYSIRILHEGRLRDYLGAAIFASLAVATKYNAGLIILLILAAHGLGANRRPRLAQTGMTEAESGRASSGAGSDWLGVWLDRRIWLAAAAALVTFLVACPLPLVDFHRFWQSLVGTAEFEQTGKLGSGGTFFSYFTGAHSPGYGFFYDNTFAASLGWGLTLLGVAGMLWMIWRRRREDLLILIFPVALYAVIGQMNYKAMRHLLPLVPFLLLIAAELLSCIAARPSGKRNRLIINSVIIGLAVLPQFVKTLRYDLALYQVDTRTRMKDVIEASVPAGSRIGMEEFTPPLLSARDLNLEIIRRSPDYRRIYEVYGLVPKMFAHGMQRTSEHDAQAYVIREGIEYIVLDSFTRARYEWPLSRQRYPDRVEQRERFYGWVRDHCELLQRIEPENQLQISPVIELYRVKVEKPES, encoded by the coding sequence ATGAGGCGGCTGAACGGAAAAAAGATCCGCGAGGAGTATGGCGCAATCGGGTTGATCGTCCTGCTGGGTCTCATCCTCCGGGCCATCGGACTGGGCTTTGGCGATCCCTTCCGCTACCATCCGGACGAGATGAAGCTTGTCTACCATGCCGGCAATCTGCTCGACTATACCCACTGGTCGAAGGAGACCTTTTTTCTGCTCAAGGGGTATCCGCCTCTCTATGCCTTTGTTCTCGCCGCGGCCTTCGGGATTTATATTCTCGGCTTGATGGCGAGCGGCAGCGCCACCTCTCTGGTCGCCGTCAAGGTCTATTATTATCTTCATCCCTTCCATTTTCATATGGTCGGGCGCTGGCTTTCCGTGCTGGCTGGGACAGCGACCATCATTGTCGTGTATGCGGCTGGCAAACGGCTCTACAGCCGCCGCACCGGCCTCTGGGCGGCCGCGTTCTGGGCGGTGACCTTCTTGCCGGTCAAGAATGCCCATTTTGGCACCGTGGATATTCTCCTGACCCTGCTGACCACCCTGTCGTTCTATTACAGCATCCGCATTCTTCATGAGGGGCGGCTGCGCGACTATCTGGGCGCGGCGATTTTCGCCAGCCTTGCGGTGGCGACCAAGTACAACGCCGGCCTGATCATCCTGCTTATCCTTGCTGCGCATGGTCTCGGGGCCAACCGTCGGCCGCGGCTGGCGCAGACCGGAATGACGGAGGCAGAATCCGGCCGGGCTTCCAGCGGAGCGGGATCCGACTGGCTCGGGGTGTGGCTCGACCGCCGGATCTGGCTAGCGGCCGCGGCGGCGCTCGTCACCTTCCTGGTCGCCTGTCCCCTACCGCTCGTTGATTTCCATCGCTTCTGGCAAAGCCTCGTCGGCACCGCCGAGTTCGAGCAGACCGGCAAGCTCGGTTCCGGAGGCACCTTTTTTTCCTATTTCACCGGCGCCCACTCGCCGGGTTACGGTTTCTTTTATGACAATACCTTCGCGGCCAGCCTCGGTTGGGGGCTGACCCTGCTCGGCGTCGCCGGCATGCTTTGGATGATCTGGCGGCGCCGCCGTGAGGATTTGCTCATCCTCATCTTCCCGGTCGCCCTCTATGCGGTGATCGGCCAGATGAACTACAAGGCGATGCGCCACTTGCTGCCTTTGGTGCCATTTTTGCTACTGATTGCCGCGGAACTGCTGTCCTGCATCGCCGCCCGGCCAAGTGGTAAACGCAACAGACTGATAATAAACAGTGTTATCATCGGTCTTGCCGTCTTGCCCCAATTCGTGAAAACCCTGCGCTACGATCTTGCATTGTATCAGGTGGATACAAGAACTCGCATGAAGGACGTGATCGAGGCGTCCGTGCCGGCGGGCAGCCGCATCGGCATGGAGGAATTCACGCCGCCGCTGTTGAGCGCCAGGGATCTGAATCTGGAAATCATCCGGCGTTCGCCGGACTACCGCCGCATCTATGAGGTTTATGGCCTGGTGCCCAAGATGTTTGCGCACGGGATGCAGCGGACCAGCGAACACGATGCACAGGCGTATGTTATCCGGGAGGGGATCGAATACATCGTCCTGGACAGCTTCACCCGGGCGCGCTATGAGTGGCCGCTCTCGCGCCAGCGCTATCCTGACCGGGTTGAGCAGCGTGAGCGGTTTTATGGATGGGTGCGGGATCACTGCGAGCTCCTGCAGCGGATCGAGCCCGAGAACCAGCTGCAGATCAGCCCGGTCATCGAATTGTACCGGGTCAAAGTGGAGAAGCCGGAATCTTGA
- a CDS encoding glycosyltransferase family 39 protein produces the protein MNAVPEKRNPPRAESRLVWGLALGGLILRVIFVLLTQNIGGVASLDASTYHHIACNLLAGAGFSEDGTHPSLFVAPLYPFFMAAVYGLAGVHPVVVELLQCLFGTATALVVWQLTRSYGGRLPALIALVLTLFIPELFVLTTYMYTETIFILLFVLSIWLALRALRRPVPGRLALAGLAGGLATLTRGVTMLLPLLFFAALLLHREGLAALRQALLFALFFALPILPWTFRNYQTFHAVVPVAVGSGDVLWTGNYLPLDGKYSYDKTMAIMDSMTAGLNQVERDRRLTRAALDNIKAAPLASAGLMVRKFFRFWLWVYEGAPTGMQRQGGGLVQVVLAVSYYPVLLLFGVGLWLTRSRWREFFFIYLLLAYYVAAHVALLVVPRYRFPILPLMIFFASLALAEAWGRWKRWRAA, from the coding sequence TTGAATGCTGTACCGGAAAAGAGGAACCCTCCTAGGGCCGAAAGTCGGCTGGTCTGGGGTCTGGCCCTGGGCGGGCTGATACTGCGGGTGATCTTTGTCCTGCTGACGCAGAACATCGGCGGAGTGGCGTCGCTTGATGCCAGCACCTATCATCACATCGCCTGCAACCTGCTCGCAGGGGCTGGCTTCAGCGAGGACGGCACCCATCCCTCGCTCTTTGTGGCTCCGCTTTATCCCTTTTTCATGGCTGCGGTATATGGCCTGGCCGGGGTGCATCCCGTCGTGGTCGAGCTGCTGCAGTGCCTCTTCGGGACGGCGACTGCGCTGGTGGTTTGGCAGCTGACCCGGTCGTATGGCGGCCGGCTGCCGGCGCTGATTGCCCTGGTGCTGACTCTCTTCATCCCGGAGCTGTTTGTGCTCACGACCTATATGTACACCGAAACGATCTTTATTCTGCTGTTTGTGCTCAGCATCTGGCTGGCTCTGCGCGCTCTGCGCCGGCCGGTGCCGGGACGTCTGGCGTTGGCGGGATTGGCGGGCGGTCTGGCGACGTTGACCCGTGGCGTGACCATGCTGCTGCCGCTCCTTTTTTTCGCGGCGCTGTTGCTGCACCGCGAGGGGTTGGCCGCGCTGCGCCAGGCCCTGCTATTCGCGCTCTTTTTCGCCCTGCCGATTCTACCGTGGACGTTCCGCAATTATCAGACCTTTCATGCGGTTGTGCCAGTGGCGGTGGGTTCCGGCGATGTGCTCTGGACCGGTAACTATCTGCCCCTGGACGGCAAGTACAGTTATGACAAGACCATGGCGATTATGGATAGCATGACGGCCGGCCTGAATCAGGTCGAGCGCGATCGCCGCTTGACCCGGGCCGCGCTTGACAACATCAAGGCGGCGCCCCTGGCCAGCGCCGGCCTCATGGTCCGTAAATTCTTCCGTTTCTGGCTCTGGGTCTATGAGGGAGCGCCGACTGGGATGCAGCGCCAGGGCGGCGGTCTGGTGCAGGTGGTCCTCGCCGTAAGTTATTATCCGGTTCTGCTCCTCTTTGGCGTCGGCCTCTGGTTGACCCGGTCGCGTTGGCGCGAGTTTTTCTTCATCTATCTCCTTCTGGCGTATTATGTCGCCGCCCACGTCGCTTTGCTGGTGGTGCCGCGCTACCGGTTTCCGATCCTGCCGCTGATGATCTTCTTTGCCAGCCTGGCCCTGGCGGAGGCCTGGGGGCGCTGGAAGCGATGGCGGGCGGCCTGA
- a CDS encoding O-antigen ligase family protein has translation MQKIFKYILIVFVFCATVAQGITFESIQDIVFGADIILVMDLPLLLLYFFGRKRLAPSPLAKVSMVLTYAFFAWSAIGLFFAPNLPLLNQELVMNIRTLLIFLALINFVNSKQDVQYLFLGFALGLFFQGFVAIHQWLRGPVGLAFLGEQPGDWQARGTFVHPSVAGLYFSLMSIFVFRMAVYLRPRFHPLYVIAFFFGVIALYATFNRANWLGFAGAMVIMFAFDFFRGKALTRKARGLLALMAVVAVIGTIRYGTTIVERFSDSEESMLSDRSSSRKSLALDAIRIIKDHPFTGVGLNNYKEYVNKETAGLQIVHCTYLLVTAELGFPGGLLFVALLFSFIYVGFKTRSTKDPFIYHVASAGLTAVIAFAIAMLPSPDYRNLYVKIHIWIAFAVVLIAAKMDYNLRRMLADPRIRAQLAARKKALMEQQAAQRLSQGYGA, from the coding sequence ATGCAAAAGATCTTTAAATATATCCTCATCGTTTTCGTTTTCTGCGCGACGGTGGCGCAGGGCATCACGTTCGAGAGCATTCAGGACATCGTTTTTGGCGCGGACATCATTCTGGTGATGGATCTGCCGCTGCTGCTGCTCTATTTTTTCGGGCGCAAGCGGCTCGCCCCGTCGCCCCTGGCCAAGGTCTCGATGGTACTCACCTACGCCTTTTTTGCCTGGTCGGCGATCGGGCTCTTTTTCGCGCCCAACCTGCCCCTGCTCAACCAGGAGCTGGTGATGAATATCCGGACGCTGCTGATCTTTCTGGCGCTGATTAATTTCGTCAACTCCAAGCAGGATGTGCAGTATCTCTTTCTCGGTTTTGCCCTGGGTCTTTTTTTTCAGGGTTTTGTGGCGATCCACCAATGGCTGCGCGGACCGGTCGGCCTTGCCTTCCTCGGCGAGCAGCCCGGCGACTGGCAAGCGCGCGGCACCTTTGTCCATCCCAGCGTGGCGGGACTCTATTTTTCGCTGATGTCCATCTTTGTCTTTCGCATGGCGGTTTATCTCCGGCCCAGGTTTCACCCGCTTTATGTGATCGCCTTTTTCTTTGGCGTGATTGCGCTCTATGCGACCTTTAACCGGGCCAATTGGCTGGGTTTCGCCGGCGCGATGGTCATCATGTTCGCTTTCGATTTTTTTCGCGGCAAGGCCCTGACCCGCAAAGCGCGCGGGCTGCTGGCGTTGATGGCGGTGGTGGCGGTAATCGGCACCATACGCTACGGCACCACCATCGTTGAGCGCTTCAGCGACTCGGAGGAGTCGATGTTGAGCGACCGCTCCTCGAGCCGCAAGAGCCTGGCCCTGGATGCCATCCGCATCATCAAGGATCATCCCTTCACCGGGGTGGGCCTCAACAACTATAAGGAATATGTCAATAAGGAGACGGCGGGCCTGCAGATCGTCCACTGCACCTATCTGCTGGTCACGGCGGAACTGGGCTTTCCCGGCGGCCTGCTGTTCGTCGCTCTGCTCTTTTCGTTCATTTACGTCGGCTTTAAAACGCGGAGCACCAAGGACCCCTTTATCTATCATGTCGCCTCCGCAGGGCTGACAGCGGTGATCGCTTTCGCCATTGCGATGCTGCCCTCGCCCGATTATCGCAATCTGTATGTCAAGATCCACATCTGGATCGCCTTTGCGGTGGTTTTGATTGCGGCCAAAATGGATTACAACCTGCGCCGGATGCTCGCCGATCCGCGCATCCGGGCGCAGCTGGCTGCACGCAAGAAAGCTCTGATGGAGCAGCAGGCTGCACAACGGCTGAGCCAGGGTTACGGCGCCTGA
- a CDS encoding carbamoyltransferase C-terminal domain-containing protein, whose product MRILGYYDDHNAGSAIIEDGKILAAVEEERLSRIKLHNGNEDGEPILSLEMVLKMTNSKPENIDKIAIGIMPAAEMQAYIHHDLFKVQKNRKWILASLLSKSITWDQYWLWYPYFYNQFRINRAKKLLAKVGLGDKPIEFVDHHRSHAAAAYFSSGRSRALIVTLDGQGDGQCGQVWLGEEGRLTHLKSVSSYHSPGLFYNFITWYLGYKPMRHEGKITGLAAHGQYEHVAEHFEKMFGLENGEFRYYMAEAQYQHAYPHRTNYNKFRDALPKAFEAFTPADVAAGVQVLTERAVAGYVDQFLQKTGPIDVVMAGGVFANVRVNQAVAELPNARSVFIFPAMGDNGIPAGAALYTFYKSMGWPEIHTMPRLDDVYLGPSYTDAEIEAELKKAGLQYTWHDNIAPVIAELLTRSAVVARFDGRMEYGPRALGNRTILYQSTDKTVNDWLNHKLKRTEFMPFAPVTLAEDMEENYEHIAKNEYPARFMTITFNCSKSMQQRCPAVVHVDNTARPQLIDEKTNKVYYHIVKEYKKLTGLSSVINTSFNMHEEPIVCTPGDAIRAFTQGYLEYLAISNFLVTSPTPEKARSRE is encoded by the coding sequence ATGCGCATTCTGGGTTATTATGACGATCACAATGCAGGGAGCGCCATCATCGAGGATGGCAAGATACTCGCAGCGGTGGAGGAGGAACGTCTCTCTCGCATCAAGCTGCATAATGGCAATGAGGACGGCGAGCCGATCCTGAGCCTGGAGATGGTGTTGAAAATGACCAACTCCAAACCGGAAAATATTGACAAGATCGCCATCGGCATCATGCCGGCTGCGGAGATGCAGGCCTACATCCACCATGACCTTTTTAAGGTGCAAAAGAACCGCAAATGGATTCTGGCCAGCCTCTTGAGTAAAAGCATCACCTGGGACCAATACTGGCTCTGGTATCCCTATTTTTACAACCAGTTCCGCATCAACCGCGCAAAAAAGCTACTCGCGAAAGTGGGACTGGGCGACAAGCCGATCGAATTCGTCGACCACCACCGCTCTCACGCGGCAGCGGCCTATTTCAGCTCGGGCCGCAGTCGTGCTCTTATTGTCACCCTCGACGGCCAGGGCGACGGCCAATGCGGTCAGGTCTGGCTAGGTGAGGAGGGCAGGCTGACCCACCTCAAGAGCGTCAGCAGCTATCACAGCCCGGGCCTCTTTTATAATTTCATCACCTGGTACCTCGGTTACAAGCCCATGCGCCATGAGGGCAAGATCACCGGACTGGCGGCCCACGGCCAATACGAGCATGTCGCCGAGCACTTTGAAAAGATGTTCGGCCTGGAGAACGGCGAGTTCCGTTATTACATGGCTGAAGCCCAGTATCAGCATGCCTATCCCCATCGCACCAATTATAACAAGTTCCGCGACGCATTGCCAAAGGCGTTCGAGGCCTTCACTCCCGCCGATGTCGCCGCCGGCGTCCAGGTGCTGACCGAACGGGCCGTGGCAGGCTATGTCGATCAATTTCTGCAAAAGACCGGTCCGATCGACGTGGTCATGGCGGGCGGGGTCTTCGCCAACGTCCGCGTTAACCAGGCGGTCGCCGAATTGCCCAACGCCCGGTCGGTCTTCATCTTTCCGGCTATGGGAGATAACGGCATTCCCGCCGGTGCGGCGCTCTATACCTTTTACAAGAGCATGGGCTGGCCGGAGATCCACACGATGCCCAGGCTCGACGATGTCTATCTCGGGCCCTCTTACACCGATGCCGAAATCGAAGCCGAACTCAAAAAGGCAGGCCTCCAGTACACCTGGCACGACAACATCGCCCCGGTGATTGCCGAACTGCTGACCCGGAGCGCCGTGGTGGCTCGTTTCGACGGCCGCATGGAGTACGGTCCGCGCGCACTCGGCAACCGCACCATCCTTTACCAGTCCACCGACAAGACCGTCAACGACTGGCTCAACCACAAACTCAAACGCACTGAATTCATGCCCTTTGCGCCGGTGACACTGGCTGAGGACATGGAAGAGAACTATGAGCACATCGCGAAAAATGAATATCCGGCGCGCTTCATGACCATCACCTTCAACTGCTCCAAATCGATGCAGCAGAGGTGCCCGGCGGTGGTCCATGTCGATAACACCGCCCGTCCCCAGCTCATCGATGAAAAGACCAACAAGGTCTACTACCATATTGTCAAGGAGTACAAAAAGCTGACAGGCCTGAGCTCGGTGATCAATACCAGCTTCAACATGCACGAGGAGCCGATCGTCTGCACGCCGGGTGATGCCATCCGCGCCTTCACCCAGGGATATCTCGAGTATCTGGCGATCTCCAATTTTCTGGTCACCTCGCCGACGCCCGAAAAAGCCCGGTCGCGCGAGTAG